A single window of Leptolyngbya ohadii IS1 DNA harbors:
- a CDS encoding peptidylprolyl isomerase: MTSEPFLTIDDQPITIGQIFRYLQASRKLDGFIGDIVRQFVIERELQSQSQQAVSSVAIEQAVIDFRLQNQLTDPNLFQQWLNDHGLTYEAFHTQLATNFRLKKLKDEVTEPKLQEYFIGRKVFLDRVILSRIIVADKELAEELKSQLQEGASFEQLARDYSLTDDRVMNGMVGPVSRGSMPDLLRAAIDLAQPGEVVGPIGMEERFGLFRVEALLPATLDDPQLHQSLQDELFEQWLGEKMQTLPIKLQVNA, from the coding sequence ATGACATCCGAACCTTTTCTGACGATCGACGACCAGCCCATTACGATCGGGCAAATTTTTCGATATCTTCAGGCGAGCCGCAAGCTTGATGGCTTTATTGGGGATATTGTGCGGCAGTTTGTGATCGAACGCGAACTTCAGTCGCAGAGTCAACAGGCGGTTAGTTCGGTGGCGATCGAACAGGCAGTCATCGACTTCCGGCTGCAAAACCAGCTCACCGATCCGAATCTGTTTCAGCAGTGGCTCAACGACCACGGGCTGACCTATGAAGCATTTCACACGCAGCTTGCCACCAATTTCCGGCTCAAAAAGCTCAAAGATGAGGTAACAGAGCCAAAATTGCAGGAATACTTCATCGGGCGCAAGGTTTTCCTCGATCGCGTGATTCTGTCACGAATTATTGTGGCGGATAAGGAACTTGCAGAAGAATTAAAGAGTCAGTTGCAGGAAGGTGCTAGCTTCGAGCAGCTTGCCAGGGATTATTCCCTGACGGACGATCGTGTTATGAATGGCATGGTCGGTCCGGTGAGCCGCGGTTCGATGCCAGATTTGCTGCGGGCGGCGATCGATCTGGCACAGCCAGGGGAGGTCGTAGGTCCGATCGGCATGGAGGAACGCTTCGGGCTGTTTCGCGTGGAGGCACTGCTTCCGGCAACGCTAGACGATCCGCAGCTGCATCAGAGCTTGCAGGACGAACTTTTTGAACAGTGGTTGGGGGAGAAAATGCAAACCCTACCGATTAAGCTTCAGGTGAATGCATGA
- a CDS encoding phosphoribulokinase — protein sequence MSQRPIIVGIVGDSAAGKTTLTRGIAQVLGEDDVTVICTDDYHRYDRQQRAELGISALHPDCNYLDIIQQHLALLRTGQPILKPIYNHSTGSFDPPEYIKPSRFVIVEGLLGYSTRGMRDSYDVKVYLAPPEDLRTNWKVKRDTRKRGYNDEQVMEQLRQREPDSEAYIRPQRQWADVVVTFYPSNGGTPQDDLLLNVRLVLRPTIPHPDFCDIVPCNSPVSSAVRLGLDRDMGKPVDVLEIDGHATAEQVQQLERMLCNEVPYLGSFCSIAGNEATIGKVVGTTGETLQSYPLAITQLLITYHMLKALNIQ from the coding sequence ATGTCTCAACGCCCGATCATTGTTGGCATTGTCGGAGATAGCGCCGCCGGAAAAACGACCCTGACACGCGGTATTGCTCAGGTGTTGGGTGAGGATGATGTCACCGTCATTTGTACCGACGACTATCACCGCTACGATCGCCAGCAGCGGGCAGAGTTGGGAATTTCCGCGCTGCATCCAGACTGCAACTATCTCGACATCATTCAGCAGCACCTCGCCTTACTTCGCACTGGACAGCCGATCCTAAAGCCGATTTATAACCACTCGACGGGCAGCTTCGATCCGCCGGAATACATTAAGCCCAGCCGATTTGTGATTGTAGAAGGCTTGCTGGGCTACTCCACACGCGGAATGCGCGACTCCTACGATGTCAAGGTTTATCTGGCTCCTCCAGAAGATTTGCGAACCAACTGGAAAGTCAAGCGGGACACCCGCAAGCGCGGCTACAACGATGAACAGGTGATGGAACAGTTGCGCCAGCGAGAGCCGGACTCGGAGGCATACATCCGTCCGCAGCGACAGTGGGCAGATGTCGTCGTCACCTTCTACCCTTCCAATGGCGGCACCCCCCAGGACGATCTGCTGCTGAACGTGCGGCTGGTTCTGCGTCCCACCATTCCCCATCCCGACTTCTGCGATATTGTGCCCTGCAATAGCCCCGTCAGTTCTGCGGTACGCCTGGGACTCGATCGCGATATGGGCAAACCCGTGGATGTGCTGGAGATTGACGGTCACGCCACCGCAGAACAGGTACAGCAGCTCGAACGAATGCTCTGTAACGAAGTCCCCTACTTGGGCAGCTTTTGCAGCATTGCAGGCAACGAAGCGACGATCGGGAAGGTCGTGGGCACGACGGGCGAAACGCTCCAGAGCTACCCGCTGGCAATTACCCAGCTCCTCATCACCTACCACATGCTGAAAGCCCTGAACATCCAGTAG
- the lipA gene encoding lipoyl synthase, whose amino-acid sequence MCLLSDRSRIPVVVKPEWLRVKAPQWERVGSVKEVLRDLGLNTVCEEASCPNIGECFNAGTATFLIMGPACTRACPYCDIDFEKKPKALDPTEPDRLAEAVRRMRLNHVVITSVNRDDLPDGGASQFVRCIEQVRSVSPQTTIEVLIPDLCGNWDALAIILQAKPEVLNHNTETIPRLYKRVRPQGDYARSLEVLKRSRELAPQVYTKSGIMVGLGETDEEVRQVIQDLRSADCDILTIGQYLQPSQKHLGVQEFVTPEQFDAWREFGEAIGFLQVVSSPLTRSSYHAEQVRELMQQHPR is encoded by the coding sequence ATTTGTTTACTTAGCGATCGATCCAGGATTCCTGTGGTAGTTAAGCCAGAGTGGTTACGGGTAAAGGCTCCCCAGTGGGAGCGGGTGGGCAGCGTTAAGGAAGTGCTACGCGATTTGGGGCTGAATACGGTTTGCGAAGAGGCATCCTGTCCCAACATCGGCGAGTGCTTCAACGCCGGAACCGCGACATTCCTGATTATGGGACCAGCCTGCACCAGAGCCTGCCCCTACTGCGACATTGACTTCGAGAAGAAGCCCAAAGCCCTCGACCCTACGGAACCCGATCGCTTAGCGGAAGCCGTGCGGCGAATGCGGCTCAATCATGTCGTGATTACCTCTGTGAACCGGGACGATCTGCCCGACGGGGGAGCTTCTCAGTTTGTGCGCTGCATTGAACAAGTGCGATCGGTTTCGCCTCAAACCACGATCGAAGTCCTGATTCCCGATCTGTGCGGCAACTGGGATGCGCTGGCGATCATCTTGCAGGCAAAGCCAGAAGTTTTGAATCACAACACCGAAACCATTCCTCGCCTTTATAAGCGGGTGCGCCCTCAGGGCGACTATGCCCGATCGCTAGAAGTTTTGAAACGGTCGCGTGAACTGGCTCCCCAGGTCTACACCAAGTCTGGAATTATGGTGGGTTTGGGCGAAACCGACGAAGAAGTGCGGCAGGTGATCCAGGATTTGCGATCGGCAGACTGCGACATTTTGACGATCGGGCAATACCTCCAGCCCAGCCAAAAACACTTGGGCGTTCAAGAATTCGTCACCCCAGAACAGTTCGATGCATGGCGCGAGTTTGGTGAAGCGATCGGCTTTTTGCAGGTGGTTTCCTCCCCCCTAACCCGCAGTTCCTACCACGCTGAACAAGTCCGCGAACTCATGCAGCAGCACCCCCGCTAA
- a CDS encoding YqaE/Pmp3 family membrane protein encodes MKILKYLLAIVLPPVAILFTYGVSSTLAINIGLTILGWIPGTIHALWAVSKHEEKFGTGVTNS; translated from the coding sequence ATGAAAATCCTGAAGTATCTCCTGGCGATCGTTCTGCCCCCGGTGGCAATTCTGTTTACCTACGGCGTGAGCAGCACTCTGGCAATTAATATTGGTTTGACGATCCTGGGCTGGATTCCCGGCACGATCCATGCGCTGTGGGCAGTCTCGAAGCACGAAGAAAAATTTGGTACGGGTGTGACCAACTCGTAG
- the gmd gene encoding GDP-mannose 4,6-dehydratase, translating to MTDKKRALITGITGQDGSYLSELLLEKGYEVHGIIRRTSTFNTDRIDHIYDDPHEEEAQLFLHYGDLTDGTTLRRIIEEIQPHEIYNLGAQSHVRVSFDSPEYTVDAVGMGALRLLEAVRDYQQRTGNEVRYYQAGSSEMYGKVQDVPQKETTPFYPRSPYACAKVYAHWQTVNYRESYGLFACNGILFNHESPRRGETFVTRKITRAVARIVAGQQKKLFMGNLDSKRDWGYAKDYVKAMWLMLQQSEADDYVIATGETYSVREFLDLAFGYVNLNWQDYVAFDERYLRPAEVDLLIGDPAKAKAKLGWEPSVTFEQLVHLMVEADLKALGLVPLNGHILQPVVDHATVRQKVVTV from the coding sequence ATGACTGACAAGAAACGCGCACTAATTACGGGGATTACCGGTCAGGATGGCTCTTATTTAAGTGAGCTATTGCTGGAAAAGGGCTATGAGGTTCACGGCATTATCCGCAGAACTTCCACGTTTAATACCGATCGGATTGACCACATTTACGACGATCCCCACGAAGAAGAAGCCCAACTGTTTCTCCACTATGGCGACCTAACGGACGGTACGACCCTGCGCCGCATTATTGAAGAAATCCAGCCCCACGAAATTTATAACCTGGGGGCACAGTCCCACGTTCGCGTCAGCTTTGACTCGCCGGAGTACACGGTGGATGCCGTTGGCATGGGGGCGCTGCGCCTGCTTGAAGCCGTGCGGGACTACCAGCAGCGCACAGGCAATGAGGTGCGGTACTACCAGGCAGGCTCCTCGGAAATGTACGGCAAGGTACAGGACGTTCCTCAGAAGGAAACCACGCCCTTCTACCCCCGCAGTCCCTACGCCTGTGCTAAAGTCTACGCCCACTGGCAAACGGTGAACTACCGCGAATCCTACGGGCTGTTTGCCTGCAACGGCATTTTGTTTAACCACGAGTCGCCCCGACGCGGCGAAACCTTTGTGACGCGTAAGATTACCCGTGCCGTCGCCCGGATTGTGGCAGGACAGCAGAAAAAGCTGTTTATGGGCAACCTGGACTCGAAGCGGGACTGGGGCTATGCCAAAGACTACGTGAAGGCAATGTGGCTGATGCTGCAACAGTCGGAAGCGGATGACTACGTGATTGCGACGGGCGAAACTTACTCAGTGCGGGAATTCCTCGACCTGGCGTTTGGCTACGTGAACCTGAATTGGCAGGACTACGTTGCGTTTGATGAGCGATACCTGCGCCCGGCGGAAGTTGATCTGCTGATTGGCGACCCGGCAAAGGCAAAAGCGAAGTTGGGCTGGGAACCGAGCGTGACGTTTGAACAGCTTGTCCATCTGATGGTAGAGGCAGACCTGAAGGCGCTGGGTCTGGTGCCGCTCAATGGTCATATCCTCCAGCCCGTAGTGGATCACGCCACAGTTCGACAGAAAGTGGTAACGGTATAA
- the proB gene encoding glutamate 5-kinase, protein MILRSDRFLPWLPEVPKIRYNPESGMRSFCRWFSPFPSCFLRVLRLFMGQTLVVKIGTSSLAHPDTGFLALATIAQLVETLSQLRQQGHDVILVSSGAVGVGCARLGLTERPRSMAMKQAVAAVGQGRLMRVYDDLFSSLQQPIAQVLLTRTDLTERSRYVNAYRTFRQLLKLGVIPIVNENDTLAVEELKFGDNDTLSARVASLVGATWLFLLTDVDRLYSADPRSHPDAKPIPVVEDIEKLDELVEVGDRGTSWGTGGMVTKIAAARIATTAGIRTVITEGQAPQNLLKILAGEPIGTRFEPQPDRVNARKRWIAHGLVPAGKLYLDAGAIAAIRDAGKSLLAAGVREVEGEFQTNDAVVLCDRSGQEVARGIVNYTSIELQKIRGCHSDQIPQILGYGGAETVVHRDNLVLSS, encoded by the coding sequence ATGATTCTTCGATCTGACCGATTTCTGCCCTGGCTGCCGGAGGTTCCTAAAATTCGGTACAATCCTGAATCTGGAATGCGATCGTTCTGCCGATGGTTTTCCCCGTTTCCGTCCTGCTTCTTGAGGGTTCTGAGATTATTCATGGGTCAAACGCTGGTCGTTAAAATTGGCACTTCAAGTCTGGCTCACCCCGACACTGGCTTTTTAGCGCTGGCGACGATCGCCCAGTTGGTCGAAACCCTCAGTCAGTTGCGGCAGCAGGGGCATGACGTGATTCTGGTGTCCTCCGGAGCGGTGGGGGTGGGCTGTGCCCGGTTGGGACTCACGGAACGTCCGCGCAGTATGGCAATGAAGCAGGCTGTGGCAGCGGTGGGGCAGGGTCGCCTGATGCGGGTCTATGATGACCTGTTTAGCTCCCTTCAGCAGCCGATCGCCCAGGTCTTGCTAACCCGCACCGATCTGACCGAGCGCAGCCGCTATGTGAATGCCTACCGGACGTTCCGGCAACTCCTGAAGCTGGGCGTCATCCCGATCGTGAATGAAAACGATACCCTTGCCGTCGAAGAACTGAAGTTTGGCGACAACGATACCCTGTCTGCACGGGTTGCAAGCCTGGTCGGGGCAACCTGGCTGTTTCTACTCACCGATGTCGATCGCCTTTATTCTGCCGATCCACGCTCTCATCCAGATGCCAAGCCGATTCCGGTGGTGGAGGATATCGAGAAGCTGGATGAACTGGTAGAGGTGGGCGATCGGGGCACAAGCTGGGGCACTGGCGGCATGGTGACAAAGATTGCTGCTGCCAGAATCGCCACAACCGCTGGAATCCGCACGGTGATTACTGAAGGACAAGCACCCCAAAATTTGCTGAAAATTCTGGCAGGGGAGCCGATCGGCACCCGGTTTGAGCCTCAGCCTGATCGGGTAAATGCCCGTAAACGCTGGATTGCTCATGGTCTGGTTCCCGCAGGCAAGCTATATTTAGATGCAGGGGCGATCGCGGCAATTCGGGATGCGGGTAAATCGCTGCTGGCGGCTGGGGTGCGTGAAGTAGAAGGTGAGTTTCAGACAAACGATGCGGTGGTACTCTGCGATCGCTCCGGACAGGAAGTGGCACGCGGCATTGTGAACTACACCAGCATCGAACTGCAAAAAATTCGGGGTTGTCATTCCGACCAAATTCCGCAGATCCTGGGCTACGGTGGCGCAGAAACCGTGGTGCATCGGGATAATTTGGTGCTGAGCAGCTAG